The stretch of DNA CGCTGATGGCCACGGCGCCGCCATAGTTGGAGAACCAGGCCTTGCCACCGTCGATCCCGCTCGCGCCGACGGTGATCACATGCTTGCAGCTGGCAGGACTGAAGAACGACGCATCGGCGGTGTCATTGCCCGCCGCCACCACCACCGTGACGCCGCGGCTGACGGCGCTGTCGATGGCCGCCTGCGTCATCGGATCCTGGCTGCACAGTCCCTGGCCGCCCAGGCTCATGTTGATCACTTCGGCGGGGGTCGGGTTGTCAGGCACGCCGTCCACATGGCCACCGGACGCCCAGACGATGGCGTCGGCGATGTCCGACGTGTAGCCACCGCCGCGACCGAGCACCCGCACCGGCTGTACCTTGGCGTTGTACGCAACGCCGGCCACGCCAAGGTTGTTGTTGGTCACCGCGGCCACGGTGCCCGCCACGTGGGTGCCGTGGAAGGAGCTTCGGTCTGCATCCGATTGCCAGTCGCCAGCATCATGCGCGTCCGCATCGCGGCCATCACCGTCGTTGGCGACTTCCACGTCGTCGATGAAGTCGTAGCCCGGCACGATGTTGGCGTTGAGGTCGGCGTGGTCGAGGTAGCCGGTATCGAGGACCGCGACGATCACGCCTTCGCCTGCCGTGCTGTCCCACGCTGCCGGCGCGTGAATGCCGGCGGTGGGATGGGTGAAGTCCCACTGCAGGCGGCTGAAGTGCGTATCGTTCGGCACCACGTCGAGTCGCTGCTTGATGTAGTCCGGCTGGACGAACTCGACGTTCGGATCGGCGCGAAGCGCGGCCATGAAGGATTCCGCCTGCGGCCTGTCCAGGGCTCGCGACATGCGGACCAGGCCGGCGCCAATCGCGGTGCGCCTCATGTGCTGCAGCGTCCCGATGCCGCGACTCTGGCCGGGCAGACCGGCGCGAACCGCGGTTGCGTTGAGGCTGCTGATCATCGAGCTGGCATTTCGCGCCTGCGCGCTGCCGTTACGGTACTTGACGATGAACCGATCAAAGGCGGGCTGTGCCGCCGACTTGGCCGGGATCGCGCCGTACTGTCGCGCGGGCGTTCCCGCCGTGACGGACGCGTTCAAGGCCGTGGCGCCGGTGGCCACGACGGCCGGTGCGGCCATGGAGCCGCCTTCGGCTGCGTACGCAGCGACGATACCGGCAATGGCGGCGGCGATGGTGCTGACGCCGAGGCTTCGCTTGAGGGTCTTGTTGTTCATTTCCTGTCCTGCGCAAGATGATTCGATTGCATGGAGGCGATCGAACGAACCGACCTGGCATTGGTGCCAGGCCGGCCGTTCCGCCAGGTCTTAGAGGTCGATACCGAAGCCGACACCGGCCGAGCTGTCGTCGCTGCTGAAGGCGCCGCCGATGCTCATCGAGGCACGCTCACCGATGGCCTTGGAGTAGCCGACCGACAGCGCGCTTTCACCGTTCTGCCAGCCGGCGCCGACCGCGACGCGGCCGCGCGGGCTGCGCGAGTTGGCGGCATTGATCGCCATGTTCATCATCGCGCTGCTCATCGCGCCCTGGCGGTCGATGCGCTCGTCCTGCTTTTTCAGGCGGTAGCCGAGGTCGTTGCGCAGGTCGTCGAAGCTGTCGTTCCACGACTGCAGCTTGCTGTCGGTGTAGGCATTGGCACGGGTCAACGTCTGCGTCGCGGTTGTGTCGGTGTAGGCATTGGCTGAGGCCAGCGTGGCGGCATCCCCGGCCTGCACCTGCTGCACGTTTGCGGCGTCAGTGGCGGCCGTGCCGGCGGCGACATTGGTCACGCGACGCTGCTGCGTGGCATTGCCGACCGACACGGTGTTGGCCTGGTCGGCAACCGAGCCCTCGCCCAACGCGACCGAATCGCTGGCGCTGGCGTGGCTGTCGGCGCCGACAGCAACGGCGTTCTCGGCGCTGGCATCGACGATGGCGTTGTTACCCAGCGCAGTGCCATTGGCGGCACCCACGTTGGCGCCATTGCCGATGGCGGTGTCGTTGGCGTCGGCGGCATTGGAGCCGGTGCCGATGGCCAGGCCGTTGCCAGCCCCGTTCGGCGCGCCGCCGGCGGGCGGTGCCGGGTTCACGACAGCCGATTCCAGCGAGGTCACGCGATTGTTCAGACCGGCGAACGCCGCGTCGATGGCGTTGAAGGTCGCGCCAACGTTGCCGTAGCTGCCGCCCATGAAGGAGAAGCTCGGCGCAGTGATGCCTTGGGTGCTCACGGCCGCGCCGCCACCCAGTGCGGTCGCCACCGTATCCAGCTGCGCACCAACGATGCCGCCGACATTGACGACGATGGCATCCAGCTGGCCCTTGTTGACCGCGTCGGTCGATTCCACGCCGTCGGCGACGTTGATGATCTGGCGTTCGGCGCCCGCGCTGCCGATCGAGACCACGCTCGCACGACCCGCATAGGAGCCATGGCCGATCGCGACGCTGTCGTCAGCGTCCGCGCTGGCATGAGTGCCGAGCGCCGTCGAGTTCAGACCGTTGGCCGTCGCGCCCGCACCGAAGGCACTGCTGTTGTGGCCGATGGCGGACGTGGTGAGGATGTCGCCACTGGTCTCGTCGTACAGCGCACCACCAACCGCGGTGGACGAGTCGCCCTCGGCAAGCGTGCCGTAACCGCTGGCCAGACTGTAGGCGCCTATGGCATTGGCGCCCGCACCGATCGCCGCCGCGCCGTCACCTGCGGCAAAGCTGCCGCTGCCGACCGCCACGCTGTACTGCCCGTCGGCCCAGGTGTTGGCACCCAATGCGCTGCTCTGCGCGCCATGCGCGACAGCGTTGGTGCCCGTAGCGGTGGCCGAATCGCCTTCGGCGAGGCTGCCTGCGCCGACCGCGGTAGCGAATGCCGTCAAGGCACGCGCCTGTCCACCCAACGCGGTGGCACCCTCTCCGTCCGCACCCGACAGGCCACCCAAGGCAACGGCGTTGTTGCCGTTGGCAAAAGTGGCCTCGCCGATCGCAGGCATGCCATCGGCATTCGCGTCGGTCCATTCGGAACCACCGATCGCGATCGCGCCTTCACCCGCGGCCGCAGCGTTGTAGCCACTGGCGACGGCGTAGTTGCCATTGGCCAGCACATTCTTGCCGATACCAATGGTGCCGTTGCCCAGCGCGAGCGACGTCGAGCCGATGACGATCCCGTAATCACCCAGGCCGGCGCCGGAGTTCATGCCGATCGCGACGGTCTCCTGGCCGACCGCCAGGGTCTGGCCGCCAATGGCGATCGCAGCATCGCCGCCGGCGGCTGCCTGGCCACCGATCGCGACCGACATCTGCCCTGCCGCCGTGCTCATCGCGCCGAGCGCGGTGGCACCATCGTTGTTGGCAACAGACGATGCGCCGACTGCGGTGCTGGCGAATCCGCCCGCCTCTGCCGTTTGACCGGCCGCCAGGCTGGCGTGACCTGCCGCCATCGCGCCCTGCCCGAGCGCACTGCTGCCGATGCCCAGCGCAAACGACTCCATGCCCACCGCGGTGGAGGCGTTGGACGACGCAACGCTGAACGCGCCAATCGCCATCGCGGCATTGCCCTCGGCCCAAGACCAGTTGCCGATGGCGATGGCATTGTTGGGCGCGAAGGCCATCTGCATTTCGTCGCTGTACCACGTCGCCGTGGTCGCGTTGGCACCGAGCGCGATCGAGTTGGCACCGGTTGCCATCGAGTTTGTACCCACTGCGATGGCGTTGTCCGGTATCGACACGGTGTCGTAGTCGTAGACAGTGCCCTCGCCATCGTCGTAATGGACGGTGGTCACCGTCGCAATGGTGCTCGCACCTGCGCCGACCGCGATGGCGCCCTTGCCCTGCGTCAAGGCGTCGCTGCCGACCGCGATCGCACGGTCAGGCGTCGCCACGTAAGCGTTGCCGTCTGCGTCTTCGTAGACCCAACCCTCGTTG from Lysobacter arenosi encodes:
- a CDS encoding S8 family peptidase → MNNKTLKRSLGVSTIAAAIAGIVAAYAAEGGSMAAPAVVATGATALNASVTAGTPARQYGAIPAKSAAQPAFDRFIVKYRNGSAQARNASSMISSLNATAVRAGLPGQSRGIGTLQHMRRTAIGAGLVRMSRALDRPQAESFMAALRADPNVEFVQPDYIKQRLDVVPNDTHFSRLQWDFTHPTAGIHAPAAWDSTAGEGVIVAVLDTGYLDHADLNANIVPGYDFIDDVEVANDGDGRDADAHDAGDWQSDADRSSFHGTHVAGTVAAVTNNNLGVAGVAYNAKVQPVRVLGRGGGYTSDIADAIVWASGGHVDGVPDNPTPAEVINMSLGGQGLCSQDPMTQAAIDSAVSRGVTVVVAAGNDTADASFFSPASCKHVITVGASGIDGGKAWFSNYGGAVAISAPGGNATSVSSPDNAWIWSLGNRGTHEPLPSPEGDAYVGMIGTSMASPHVAGIVALMQSAAVAAGNSPLTPDQVRTVLRRTARPFTVVPPSATPVGAGIADAAAAVAASKVPVTIEPSQALVNRQVLTGQSGAAGGSKMYAIDVPAGTSALSLRTYGGTGDVALYAAYQDQPTIVFYDKVSRKLGNSETITFTSPLPGTYYLRVVGEKAFGNVSVVATY
- a CDS encoding ESPR-type extended signal peptide-containing protein, encoding MNRIYRRVWNHAKQAWVVTSELAAAQGKKGGAQRLLQAAGIGMVALGCALPASAQSPSLQLTLERDGDNCMVRAADGKSAAVDCALFEQANAAGPQALATPSSVAGGGYFQADGNADGSDDAAAVGVGSIAVGAGAANQGFSFTDSWGNTTQSTSDGAVAVGASAVTQGEGSMALGANARNEGWVYEDADGNAYVATPDRAIAVGSDALTQGKGAIAVGAGASTIATVTTVHYDDGEGTVYDYDTVSIPDNAIAVGTNSMATGANSIALGANATTATWYSDEMQMAFAPNNAIAIGNWSWAEGNAAMAIGAFSVASSNASTAVGMESFALGIGSSALGQGAMAAGHASLAAGQTAEAGGFASTAVGASSVANNDGATALGAMSTAAGQMSVAIGGQAAAGGDAAIAIGGQTLAVGQETVAIGMNSGAGLGDYGIVIGSTSLALGNGTIGIGKNVLANGNYAVASGYNAAAAGEGAIAIGGSEWTDANADGMPAIGEATFANGNNAVALGGLSGADGEGATALGGQARALTAFATAVGAGSLAEGDSATATGTNAVAHGAQSSALGANTWADGQYSVAVGSGSFAAGDGAAAIGAGANAIGAYSLASGYGTLAEGDSSTAVGGALYDETSGDILTTSAIGHNSSAFGAGATANGLNSTALGTHASADADDSVAIGHGSYAGRASVVSIGSAGAERQIINVADGVESTDAVNKGQLDAIVVNVGGIVGAQLDTVATALGGGAAVSTQGITAPSFSFMGGSYGNVGATFNAIDAAFAGLNNRVTSLESAVVNPAPPAGGAPNGAGNGLAIGTGSNAADANDTAIGNGANVGAANGTALGNNAIVDASAENAVAVGADSHASASDSVALGEGSVADQANTVSVGNATQQRRVTNVAAGTAATDAANVQQVQAGDAATLASANAYTDTTATQTLTRANAYTDSKLQSWNDSFDDLRNDLGYRLKKQDERIDRQGAMSSAMMNMAINAANSRSPRGRVAVGAGWQNGESALSVGYSKAIGERASMSIGGAFSSDDSSAGVGFGIDL